A single region of the Halichondria panicea chromosome 10, odHalPani1.1, whole genome shotgun sequence genome encodes:
- the LOC135342791 gene encoding long-chain fatty acid transport protein 1-like translates to MIYTGATLVIRKKFSAKHFWTDSAKYNCTMVCTIGELNRYVLAQPSQPTDTQHKVRLIITAGIRKELWLEFQKRFEVDHIIEFYGSTESNFGIINIDNKPGSIGALSLFVPSLQNVTILKLHPETGDYLRDENGFCVECGVSEPGETVCEITKVSPFYGYRNKEYSAKNS, encoded by the exons ATGATCTACACAGGAGCCACTCTCGTCATTAGGAAAAAGTTCTCTGCCAAACACTTTTGGACCGATAGTGCAAAGTACAACTGCACT ATGGTGTGCACGATTGGGGAGTTGAATCGCTACGTGTTGGCCCAACCCTCTCAACCCActgacacacaacacaaaGTACGTCTAATCATAACTGCAGGgatcagaaaagagctgtggCTGGAGTTCCAGAAACGATTTGAAGTGGATCACATTATCGAGTTTTATGGCTCTACTGAGAGCAACTTTGGTATCATCAACATTGACAACAAGCCAGGATCTATTGGAGCTCTCTCACTGTTTGTACCGTCCCTTcaaaacgtcactatcctgaagCTTCATCCTGAGACTGGCGATTACCTAAGAGATGAGAATGGTTTCTGTGTCGAGTGTGGTGTGAGCGAACCTGGTGAAACTGTTTGTGAGATTACTAAAGTCTCTCCCTTCTACGGATATCGAAACAAAGAGTACTCGGCAAAAAATTCTTAG
- the LOC135342663 gene encoding uncharacterized protein LOC135342663 isoform X2: MLWHALVVQVEGLDLEENKAGSGAYGCVFRVTVNGKDCIAKKLHNILLQERSLGQRDCTKFRNECHILSVLHHPNIVGFVGVHYGRDKNDISLVMERLHSDLAKFVETHRDTNIATRIHILYDVFKGLHYLHSLTLPLIHRDLTAPNILLTEDLTAKIRDLGVSRYVDLERLTHVLTNIPGNPSYMPPECHVEPPTYTTKLDIFSFGHLIIHTVIGDFPKVKIVPHSIRNYFKSIGGKEELMRRSTAVHGDKMGDKHALYPLVVSCLHDRPQQRPSVDEVIVSLRKLCLQHPRMAFLDACKTGNVGVVLELLECGADPNQADKDCALCWASDNGHDEIVRVLLAAKATVNTQIKSGATPLWAASFEGHQKSMELLIDAGANVDVPNEDGSTALIVAAQNGHVRAVELLIAAKAKVNIQAKVRFTYCLLVISWMCTGWMQRLKLTFKRRMVGRHCTWPVRMVTVELLECCWRPRLTSKSKLMLGVLPMIWLVGMDTLKCVNYYTDSVPY, encoded by the exons ATGCTCTGGCATGCTCTGGTGGTCCAGGTGGAAGGATTGGATCTAGAGGAGAACAAAGCTGGCTCAGGGGCTTATGGCTGTGTCTTTAGAGTGACGGTGAATGGAAAAGACTGCATTGCTAAGAAGCTCCACAACATATTGCTCCAAGAGCGATCCCTTGGACAGAGGGATTGTACAAAGTTTAGAAACGAATGTCATATTCTGAGTGTTTTGCATCACCCCAACATAGTCGGTTTTGTTGGAGTCCATTACGGCCGCGATAAGAACGACATCAGTCTAGTAATGGAGAGGCTTCATTCTGACTTGGCCAAATTCGTTGAAACCCATCGAGACACGAATATCGCCACTAGAATCCATATCCTGTATGATGTATTCAAGGGCCTTCACTATCTCCACTCTCTGACCCTTCCCCtcatccaccgtgacctcACTGCCCCCAACATCCTGCTCACTGAGGACCTCACTGCCAAGATCAGAGACCTAGGTGTCTCCAG GTATGTTGATCTGGAGAGATTGACTCATGTTCTGACAAATATCCCGGGAAATCCAAGCTACATGCCTCCCGAGTGTCATGTGGAGCCGCCCACCTACACTACCAAGCTGGACATCTTCTCATTCGGTCATCTGATCATTCACACAGTTATCGGTGATTTCCCTAAAGTCAAGATTGTACCTCATAGTATTCGCAACTATTTCAAGTCTATCGGAGGAAAGGAGGAGCTCATGCGTCGAAGCACTGCTGTCCATGGTGACAAAATGGGGGATAAACACGCTCTTTATCCTCTTGTTGTTAGCTGCCTCCACGACCGACCTCAACAGAGACCATCAGTTGACGAAGTGATTGTCTCACTCAGAAAGCTGTGTCTACAGCACCCCAGGATG GCATTTCTGGATGCTTGTAAGACGggtaatgtgggtgtggttctggaGCTACTGGAGTGTGGGGCTGATCCCAACCAGGCAGACAAG GATTGTGCTCTTTGCTGGGCCAGTgacaatggacatgatgagatagtgagggtcctcttagcagccaaggctactgtcaacactcagatcaag tcgggAGCAACCCCTCTTTGGGCAGCCAGTTTCGAAGGTCACCAGAAAAGTATGGAGcttctaatcgatgctggggccaatgttgatgtacccaaTGAG gatggatcCACTGCGTTGAttgtagctgctcagaatggtcatgtgagggcagtggaattgTTGATAGCTGCAAAGGCTAAAGTTAACATTCAAgcaaaggtgagatttacttATTGTCTGTTAGTAATTAGTTGGATGTGTACAGGATGGATGCAAAGGCTCAAGTTGACATTCAAAAGAAG AATGGTTGGACGGCATTGCACATGGCCAGTAAGAAtggtcactgtggagttgttagaatgttgttggaggccaaggctgacgtCAAAATCAAAACTAAT gcTGGGAGTACTGCCTATGATCTGGCTAGTAGGAATGGACACACTCAAGTGTGTGAACTACTACACTGACTCTGTACCTTATTAA
- the LOC135342663 gene encoding ankyrin repeat and protein kinase domain-containing protein 1-like isoform X4 gives MLWHALVVQVEGLDLEENKAGSGAYGCVFRVTVNGKDCIAKKLHNILLQERSLGQRDCTKFRNECHILSVLHHPNIVGFVGVHYGRDKNDISLVMERLHSDLAKFVETHRDTNIATRIHILYDVFKGLHYLHSLTLPLIHRDLTAPNILLTEDLTAKIRDLGVSRYVDLERLTHVLTNIPGNPSYMPPECHVEPPTYTTKLDIFSFGHLIIHTVIGDFPKVKIVPHSIRNYFKSIGGKEELMRRSTAVHGDKMGDKHALYPLVVSCLHDRPQQRPSVDEVIVSLRKLCLQHPRMAFLDACKTGNVGVVLELLECGADPNQADKDCALCWASDNGHDEIVRVLLAAKATVNTQIKSGATPLWAASFEGHQKSMELLIDAGANVDVPNEDGSTALIVAAQNGHVRAVELLIAAKAKVNIQAKNGWTALHMASKNGHCGVVRMLLEAKADVKIKTNAGSTAYDLASRNGHTQVCELLH, from the exons ATGCTCTGGCATGCTCTGGTGGTCCAGGTGGAAGGATTGGATCTAGAGGAGAACAAAGCTGGCTCAGGGGCTTATGGCTGTGTCTTTAGAGTGACGGTGAATGGAAAAGACTGCATTGCTAAGAAGCTCCACAACATATTGCTCCAAGAGCGATCCCTTGGACAGAGGGATTGTACAAAGTTTAGAAACGAATGTCATATTCTGAGTGTTTTGCATCACCCCAACATAGTCGGTTTTGTTGGAGTCCATTACGGCCGCGATAAGAACGACATCAGTCTAGTAATGGAGAGGCTTCATTCTGACTTGGCCAAATTCGTTGAAACCCATCGAGACACGAATATCGCCACTAGAATCCATATCCTGTATGATGTATTCAAGGGCCTTCACTATCTCCACTCTCTGACCCTTCCCCtcatccaccgtgacctcACTGCCCCCAACATCCTGCTCACTGAGGACCTCACTGCCAAGATCAGAGACCTAGGTGTCTCCAG GTATGTTGATCTGGAGAGATTGACTCATGTTCTGACAAATATCCCGGGAAATCCAAGCTACATGCCTCCCGAGTGTCATGTGGAGCCGCCCACCTACACTACCAAGCTGGACATCTTCTCATTCGGTCATCTGATCATTCACACAGTTATCGGTGATTTCCCTAAAGTCAAGATTGTACCTCATAGTATTCGCAACTATTTCAAGTCTATCGGAGGAAAGGAGGAGCTCATGCGTCGAAGCACTGCTGTCCATGGTGACAAAATGGGGGATAAACACGCTCTTTATCCTCTTGTTGTTAGCTGCCTCCACGACCGACCTCAACAGAGACCATCAGTTGACGAAGTGATTGTCTCACTCAGAAAGCTGTGTCTACAGCACCCCAGGATG GCATTTCTGGATGCTTGTAAGACGggtaatgtgggtgtggttctggaGCTACTGGAGTGTGGGGCTGATCCCAACCAGGCAGACAAG GATTGTGCTCTTTGCTGGGCCAGTgacaatggacatgatgagatagtgagggtcctcttagcagccaaggctactgtcaacactcagatcaag tcgggAGCAACCCCTCTTTGGGCAGCCAGTTTCGAAGGTCACCAGAAAAGTATGGAGcttctaatcgatgctggggccaatgttgatgtacccaaTGAG gatggatcCACTGCGTTGAttgtagctgctcagaatggtcatgtgagggcagtggaattgTTGATAGCTGCAAAGGCTAAAGTTAACATTCAAgcaaag AATGGTTGGACGGCATTGCACATGGCCAGTAAGAAtggtcactgtggagttgttagaatgttgttggaggccaaggctgacgtCAAAATCAAAACTAAT gcTGGGAGTACTGCCTATGATCTGGCTAGTAGGAATGGACACACTCAAGTGTGTGAACTACTACACTGA
- the LOC135342663 gene encoding uncharacterized protein LOC135342663 isoform X3 → MLWHALVVQVEGLDLEENKAGSGAYGCVFRVTVNGKDCIAKKLHNILLQERSLGQRDCTKFRNECHILSVLHHPNIVGFVGVHYGRDKNDISLVMERLHSDLAKFVETHRDTNIATRIHILYDVFKGLHYLHSLTLPLIHRDLTAPNILLTEDLTAKIRDLGVSRYVDLERLTHVLTNIPGNPSYMPPECHVEPPTYTTKLDIFSFGHLIIHTVIGDFPKVKIVPHSIRNYFKSIGGKEELMRRSTAVHGDKMGDKHALYPLVVSCLHDRPQQRPSVDEVIVSLRKLCLQHPRMAFLDACKTGNVGVVLELLECGADPNQADKDCALCWASDNGHDEIVRVLLAAKATVNTQIKSGATPLWAASFEGHQKSMELLIDAGANVDVPNEDGSTALIVAAQNGHVRAVELLIAAKAKVNIQAKNGWTALHMASKNGHCGVVRMLLEAKADVKIKTNDGRTAYDVASRNGHTQVCDELLH, encoded by the exons ATGCTCTGGCATGCTCTGGTGGTCCAGGTGGAAGGATTGGATCTAGAGGAGAACAAAGCTGGCTCAGGGGCTTATGGCTGTGTCTTTAGAGTGACGGTGAATGGAAAAGACTGCATTGCTAAGAAGCTCCACAACATATTGCTCCAAGAGCGATCCCTTGGACAGAGGGATTGTACAAAGTTTAGAAACGAATGTCATATTCTGAGTGTTTTGCATCACCCCAACATAGTCGGTTTTGTTGGAGTCCATTACGGCCGCGATAAGAACGACATCAGTCTAGTAATGGAGAGGCTTCATTCTGACTTGGCCAAATTCGTTGAAACCCATCGAGACACGAATATCGCCACTAGAATCCATATCCTGTATGATGTATTCAAGGGCCTTCACTATCTCCACTCTCTGACCCTTCCCCtcatccaccgtgacctcACTGCCCCCAACATCCTGCTCACTGAGGACCTCACTGCCAAGATCAGAGACCTAGGTGTCTCCAG GTATGTTGATCTGGAGAGATTGACTCATGTTCTGACAAATATCCCGGGAAATCCAAGCTACATGCCTCCCGAGTGTCATGTGGAGCCGCCCACCTACACTACCAAGCTGGACATCTTCTCATTCGGTCATCTGATCATTCACACAGTTATCGGTGATTTCCCTAAAGTCAAGATTGTACCTCATAGTATTCGCAACTATTTCAAGTCTATCGGAGGAAAGGAGGAGCTCATGCGTCGAAGCACTGCTGTCCATGGTGACAAAATGGGGGATAAACACGCTCTTTATCCTCTTGTTGTTAGCTGCCTCCACGACCGACCTCAACAGAGACCATCAGTTGACGAAGTGATTGTCTCACTCAGAAAGCTGTGTCTACAGCACCCCAGGATG GCATTTCTGGATGCTTGTAAGACGggtaatgtgggtgtggttctggaGCTACTGGAGTGTGGGGCTGATCCCAACCAGGCAGACAAG GATTGTGCTCTTTGCTGGGCCAGTgacaatggacatgatgagatagtgagggtcctcttagcagccaaggctactgtcaacactcagatcaag tcgggAGCAACCCCTCTTTGGGCAGCCAGTTTCGAAGGTCACCAGAAAAGTATGGAGcttctaatcgatgctggggccaatgttgatgtacccaaTGAG gatggatcCACTGCGTTGAttgtagctgctcagaatggtcatgtgagggcagtggaattgTTGATAGCTGCAAAGGCTAAAGTTAACATTCAAgcaaag AATGGTTGGACGGCATTGCACATGGCCAGTAAGAAtggtcactgtggagttgttagaatgttgttggaggccaaggctgacgtCAAAATCAAAACTAAT